CTTGCAGTCCCAGGTCTCCCGGCTGCGCAGCGCCGTAGGGCTGCCGGTGGAGTTCACGTCCGCGGGATATCGCCTGGTGGTCGATCCGGAAGAGATCGACGCACACCGCTTCGAACGTCTCGCCGCGGAGGGAAGGCGTGAACTGGCCGCGCACGACCCGACGCGGGCGAGCGATCTACTCACCGAAGCGCTGGCGTTGTGGCGTGGACCGGCCTTCGCGGACGTCCCCGCGGCGTCCAGGCAGGCCACGCGGCTTGAGGAACTGCGCGCCGAGACCGCGGCCGATCGGATCGATGCGGAGATCTCCCTTGGCCGGGCCAAGGAAATTCTCGACGAGTTGCGCACAACCGTTGCCGCAGAGCCATTGCGCGAACGGCTGCGTGCCCAGTTGATCCGAGCGTTGCACGCATTGGGCCGTAACGCGGAAGCCCTCGCCGCATTCGAAGACGCCCGCCGGGTATTGGCCGACGAGCTGGGCGCCGATCCCGGGCCGGAGCTGGCCGAGGCGCATCTGGCGGTGCTGCACGACGAACCGGCGACGACGGCCGCGCCGTTGCCCGCGCAGCTGACCAGCTTCGTCGGCCGTGACGAGGAGTTGCGCCAGATCGCCGAGCTGCTCCGGCACGCCCGGCTGGTCACGTTGCTCGGCCCCGGCGGTACGGGCAAGACGCGGCTGGCAGTGGAGGCCGGGACGAACGCCGGGCCGTGCGCGTTCGTGGAGCTGGCCCCGCACATCGCCGACGACGTCGAATCGGCCGTACTCGGCGCCCTCGGGCTGCGGGAGACCACGTCCCCGTTGCGCGGCACCAGCGGGCCGAGCCCGGTCGAACGGATCGTTTCCGCGCTGCGGGACCAGCCGATGTTGCTGGTGCTGGACAACTGCGAACACGTCGTGGCCGCGGCGGCCCGCCTGGTCGCGCGGCTACTGCCGTCCTGCCCAGGGCTGCGCGTACTGGCCACGAGCCGGGAGCCGCTCGGCATCACCGGCGAGCAGCTCGCCCCGATCCCCCGGCTTACGGTGCCGCCTGCGGATACCACCGCCGCCGTGGCGCTCGATTACTCCGCGGTGCGACTGTTCACCGACCGTGCACAGGCCAACGATCCGGCGTTCCGGATCGACGAGCACACTGCTGCGGACGTCGTGCGGATCTGCGCCGCACTCGAGGGCCTGCCGCTCGCGCTGGAGCTTGCCGCGGCCCGCGTGCGCACGCTGGGAGTCGAGGAGATCGCCGGACGGCTCGACGACCGGTTCCGGCTGCTCGCCCACGGCAGCCGGACCGCGGAAGCACGGCACCGATCGTTGCGTGGCGCGGTGGAGTGGAGCTGGGATCTGCTCGACGACGACGAGCGCCGCCTCGCCCGGCGGCTGACCGTGTTCCGCGGCGGGGCGACGCTGGCGTTCGCCGAGGAGATCTGCGGGACGCCGGCCGAGCTGCTCCCGGAACTCACGGACAAGTCGCTGGTGGAACATTCCGGTGGGCGGTACCGGATGCTGGAGACGATCCGGGCCTTCTGTGACGAGAAGCTGGCCGGTGCCGGGGAAACCGCGCAGCTGCGGCAGGCGCACGCGCAGGCGTTCCTCCGGCTGGCCGAGGAGGCGGACCCGAAGCTGCGCACCGCCGAACAGCTGTCCTGGCTCGATCGGCTCGACGCGGAGTACGACAACCTCGTGGCCGCGCTGCATTGGTCGGCCACGGCCGACCAGCCCACAGCGCTCCGGCTCGTCGCCGCGCTCACGCAGTACTGGTGGCTGCGCGGCCGCCGCCACGAAGGCGCGGTGCTGTCCTCGGCGGTCCTGCGGCACTGCGGGTCCGAACCACCGGCCGGCGAGCCGTTCCTGATGTGCCTGCTGGCCGCGATGGCCGGGGATCCCGGGCACGAGGTGGTACTGGCCTATCAGTCCTATGTGGATCATTACCTCGCGGACAGCGGATGGGCGCCGGAACGGCCGATGCTGCTGATGCTCGCGGCCGTGGTGCTCGGACCGCCGGAGGACGACGCGGCACGGCTCGCGCAGACCAGGCTCGCGCGGCACTCCGATCCGTGGCTCACCGCGCTCGTGCCGATGGGCGACGGCCTGCGCGCCATGCTCACCGGTGATTTGGACGCCGCCGAACGAGGCCTCCGCGAAGGACAGGCCCGCTATCGCGCACTCGGCGAACGCTGGGGTCTGTCGATGTCCCTGGACCACTTGTCGCAGGTACTCACCTGGCGCGGACGGCACGAGGAAGCAGCAGCGGCGATGACCGAGTCGATGTCGCTCATGCAGGAACTCGGCGCCACCGACGACTACGCCGATCTGCTCTGCCGTCGCGGCGACAGCCGTGCGTTGCGCGGAGACGTCGAAGGCGCACGCGCGGACTACGAACAGGCTGTCGCGCTGGCAAGGCGGACGGGCATGCCGGAGACGCGTGCCGCCGGTCAACTCGGGTTGGCCGGGCTGGCTCGCCAGGCCGGAGACCTCGCCCACGCGCGGAACCTGGCCGAGCGCGTACTGACCGAGTGCACGTCGGGCTCGTTCGCTGTCGCCGTCGTACGCGCCACCGCAGCCGCCACGCTGGGATGGATCGAAGTGGCCGAGCATCGACCGGAAGAAGCCCGTCAACGGATCCGAGAGGCTGCGGAGACCGCGTACGCATGGCACAACAACTTCGTGCTGGCGTCGGTCCTCGAAGCGGCTGCGGGTCTCCTCGCCGAGGAGAAGCAGTACGCCGAAGCAGCCACATTGCTCGGGGCTGCTGAGGCCGTACGCGGCACTGTGGTGCTCGGACAGCAGGATGTTGCGCGCGTCACCGACGTGGCCACAGCGAGCCTGGGCGACCGCTTCGCCGAGGCCTACACCACCGGCCGGGAGCTGGGTGTGGACGACGCGCTCACCGTCGCCGGGTTGTCGCCGGTCAGGTGACCACGCAGTCGTGGACTACGCAGCGACGGCCCGAAGCGCGTAGCCTTCCCTGCCGTGCGAAATGTCGTGGTGGTCGGTGGGGGAATCGTCGGCCTGGCCGTTGCCTGGGAGCTGTCGCAACGCGGTCAGGACGTGACTGTGCTGGAGAAGGAGTCCCGCTGGGCGGCGCACCAGACCGGGCACAACTCGAATGTGGTGCACGCCGGGCTGTACTACAAGCCGGGCTCGTTCAAGGCCCGCATGTCGGTGGCCGGCAACCGGTCCATTGTGGATTTCGCCCGGCAGTACGGGGTTCCGGTCCAGGTGTGCGGCAAGCTCGTGGTGGCCACGCGGGAGGAGGAGATCCCCGCACTGGACACGCTCGCCACCCGGGCCGAGGCCAACGGCGTGCCGGCCAAGCGGATCTCCCCCGCCGAGGCCCGCGAGTACGAACCGGAGGTCTCCTGTGTGGCGGCGCTGCGCGTGGACTCCACCGGGATCATCGACTTCCCCGCGGTGTGCTCGGCGCTGGTCCGGCTGCTCGACGAGGCCGACGCCGACCTGCGGCTCGGCACGCCGGTGCTCGGCATCCGGGCCGGCCGGAGCGGCGGCGTCGAGGTGGCCACCGGCACCGAGGTACTGCGGGCGGACGCGCTGGTCAACTGCGCGGGCCTGCACGCCGACCGGGTGGCCGAGCTGGCGGGTCTCACGCCGAGTGCGCGGATCGTGCCGTTCCGTGGCGAGTACTACGAACTCAAGCCGGATCGGCGGCACCTGGTGCGCGGCCTGATCTACCCGGTGCCGGACCCGACACTGCCGTTCCTCGGCGTGCACCTCACGCGGATGCTCGACGGCAGCGTGCACGCCGGCCCGAACGCGGTGCTCGCCCTGCGCCGCGAGGGATACCGCTGGGCAGACGTCTCCATGAAGGACCTCACGGACGTCGCGCGTTTCCCCGGCGTCTGGCGGCTGGCGCGCAAGTACGCCTACCCCACCGGGCTGGAGGAGGTGCGGCGGTCGTTCTCCAAGAAGCGCTTCGCGGCCAGCCTCGCCCAGCTCGTGCCCGCGGTGACCGAAGACGACATCGTGCGCCACGGCTCCGGCGTACGCGCGCAAGCACTTCGGCCGAACGGCGCACTCGTGGACGACTTCCTCATCGAGTCCGCGCGGAACCAGGTGCACGTGCTCAACGCACCCAGCCCCGCGGCCACCAGCGCCCTGGAGATCGCCAAGCACATAGCCGACCGCGTGTCCGCCTGACTCTCAGCCGGGCAGATTCCCAGCCACCATGGGAATCCCGGCCTTCACCGCGTCGCAGGCCCCGTTCGGATCGTCCAGGTCGCCGCTCACGATCTGGATCGAGGAGGTGGCCGAGACCGCCAGCCCGGCCGCGCAGTTCACCCCGTCCGAGTCGGTGAAGTTGGCGAACAGCGACCACTTCCGGCCACCCGCGTCGATCTGCTGCGCCTGCCCGGGTTTCACCAGCGTGCACGGGTCGAGCGAGGCCAGCGGCCCGGACGGCAGCGCGATGGAAGCCAGCGACGGCGACGGCCGGCCGGCCGGCAAATGCGCGGCGCGGCCGCCTCCTCCAGCGCACAGGCACTGCCATGAACCCCGGCGTTTCCTCCCCGGCCCGCACCCTACTGACCGCACGCCCCGCACACCTGCGGAACGCCGAGGTCAGACACGGTGCCGAGGAGGAACGAGAACCGGGCACGCAGCGGCGTGAACGACCGTCAGGCCTTCGGCACCGCACGACGCACGACGATCGAGGTCGCCGCGGTGAAACTCACCGCCACCAGGGCAACGGCGAAGGCGGCGGTCAACGCCCCCGCACTCACCGGGGTGCTGCCCCTCCCGTCCGCGATCACCACCAGGATCAGAACCCCCAGCACCACCGTCACCACCGCGCACAGCCACATGGCCAGCACACCTCGACGAACTCCGGCGAAGAACTGCGCGTCGGCCGCCGGGGAGGTCGGTACACGGTTCTTCGCCACACCGACGATGACCCCGCTGATCAGCAAGGAAAACGCCGCACCTCCGATGAAGATCAGCCCGAAGTAGAACGGTTCCGGCAAAGTTGGTCGGGGACCTAGCAGCGGGCGATGCGGAGGTGTGTGCGACCACCTCGTGGCGTGCGCCGGACCGGTTTCGGGTCTGTGAAGGGGCCCTTCACGGACTCAGAGTCTGTGAAGGGCCCCTTCACGGAACGGCAGCTTCTTACCTGCGAAAACTCTCTGAAAAGGGCTCTGAACTGCTGAAATTCACCCGGTCAGTACCCGTTGTTTCCTAGCTGTATCGGTCGTCGTGCGTACCCGGCGTGTACCGGTACTGCTGGTATGAATGCCCCCACTGAGTCACCGGTGGGGGCATTCATAGTTCCTGGAGCGAAAGTGGTCCGTCTTGTTCCGTCCACGCTCGCAAGAGGGGCGGGCGCCGCCCGAAGTTAGGAGTTCGGCGGGCGACCGGTTGACGCTCCAGCTCGACCTGATGGCCGAGTTTGTGACTACGCCCGCCGAGTCGGCACCCTTGTTGCGGCGGCCCAGCACCTTCCGCTAAGGGCATACGCGCAGCCATCGGCCAGTTTCATGGCAGCCGGAGGTTGCATCACGTGCCTGGTGAACTGTCGCGCTTCGCCGAGACCATGTCGGTGTAGGACCGCTCCACCGCGTCATCCTTGGTCACGCCGAGGTCGTCGAGCACAGCGCGCACGGACCGCAGCGCCTCAGCGAGGTCGTGCGGCTCGGCCATGGTCTCCAGCTCAATGAACGTTTGCCCGGCAAGCTCCGGGATCGTGACGACTGTCGCGAGCATGTCCCGGCCATCGGCCGTGAAGCGATAGTTCTCGCAGTGCTTCTCCAGCGCGATCAGCTCGACGAGCCCGAGCGCGGAGAAGATCTTGCACATGACCGGCGGGTCGTCGGCTGCCGTCTCGTATTCCGGCTTGGACCGCGACGCCGCGTCGGCCGGTGGTTCCTTGTACGTGACAACCGTGCGCTGGCGATCGCCGGTCGTGATCGTACGCACGCGCAACTCGTATCCGGCGTGGTCCATCGAATGGTCGGGCCGGTCGAAGTAGGTGTCGGAGTAGACCGAATATTCCGGCTCGGCGCGTTCGGAGAGCGCTGCCCGCACACGGTCGGGATCCCGGACGACGGCCGTCAGCTCGGCCTCAACGGGCACGCGGCACCTCCCTAAACGACGCGGCGTGAGGTCCGCCGCAGCTCGTCCATGAACCTACGGAACCCTCGGTGCAGCGCGCCATGGGGAGAACCGGTGATCTTGTACATTGGCGACGTGTGACCTTCGTGGCGGTCGCCGAACGCCGAAATGAACAGGGTCGAGTCGAGTCCGATCACGCGCCACGTCGGCAGCACGTCATAGGTGTGTGCCTCGACCTCGGCGCCTTCGGCCGCGAGGTCTCGTAGCAGCTCGATGGAGAGTCGGATTCCGGCGGAGAAGCTGCCTGGTTGCTCGCCGATCTCGGCAGCGCGGCGCACGGCAGCCTCGCCGTCCGGGTCGAGCAGCAACACCCGCACCGCAGCCGAACCTTGCCGAACGTGGGCACGCAACAGCGAGTCGTTCATGCCGAGGATGCCGAGCCCCCGCACGGCCAGCACCTCGACCTCGGTGGCTTCGCTAGCGCGCTGTTCGAGTTCTATACGTGCCTTGGATTGCGAGGGGAACACGGCCAGAATCTCGGCCCGGCCGCTGGCGCCAAGGTGGTCCAGGCCAGCCGGATGCACAGGCGCCAGGCCGAGCAGCATCCGCGCGTCGTCAGGCATCTCCAGGCCAGCTGCGATCCGCTCGAACAGTTCCAGAGTCGTCACGGTCCGGTTGCCGCGCAGGATCTCCGAGACCCGCCCCTGCAGCATGCCGACCGCGACGGCTACCCGGCTTTGACTCGCGCCGGTGTACTTCTGGGCCGACCTCAGCAGCGCACCGACATCGCGTTCCTTCAGTGCATCGCGGACTTCGGCGCGGCGCCAAGCCCAATCCGGCAGCCTCAGCGGCCCGCCCTTACTTCTCGGATCAACCATCTCACCATGGTACTTCTCACAGTGAGATACCTGCCGTGGTATGGAGGAGACACGCTAGGTAGTCGACCCTTCATGCCATGGGGACGAGGGTTGTAGGACGACAGCCACAGCGCTACCGGGCGCCGGGGACGACGGATCTGACGTGGCGGGTGCACACGGACCGGATGCACGGGCGGCTCCGGACAGCGCACCTCTACCTGAAGCGGTACCTCGCGGATCCGCTGGTGTGGTGGCTGGTCCCGTGGGGCTCAGTCGACACGCTCTACCCGGTGCGGCATGAGCGTGGCGACCTCGACTTGGCGGGGTTCGTGGACGCCTACTGGTGCCCTGCCTGCAGCGGGCAGGTCCAGCAGTGACCGCGCTGATCTATGTCGATCCGGAGGCTATCCGCCCGGTGATCGACGGGGTGTGGCACATGACCGAACTCTCGGCTGTCCCGGCGCCGGGCGACGAGATCGCGATGCTGTGCGGCGTCACGGCGCCGGCCGCTTTCGTGCCGCCATCCGGGCCGACCAACCACGCAGTACCGACCCAGTGCTCGTACTGCGATGTGGAGTACCGCCGCGCCCGAGGGTGGGCGATCCGCCCCGAGCACCCAGGGCTGAGCCCACGCTCGGGGAGGCAGTGATGGGGGTGTGGATCCGCCACGACGGCTCGGAGGTGCTGACCGACCCGGAGACTGGCGACATCATCGACGAGACCCCTGCGACCCCCACGGCGTGCCGGGCGGCCAGGAACATCGCGATGATGGAGGCCTGGCGGGCCGGCGAGTCCCTGACCGAGATCGCGCAGCGGGCCGGACTCTCCCTGTCCTGGACAGGCCGCCTCCTCCGGCAGCTCGGCGCTGAGCTGCCAGATCAGCGCCAGGGCGTCAAGCGAAAGGATCTCGACGAGGCCGCGATCATCCGGGAGTACCAGGACGGCGCCAGCATGCTCGCGCTCGCCGACCGGCACCACGCCACCTACTGGAGCGTGCGACGGCTACTCCAGAAACGCGGCGTGCAGATTCGATCGCACTGCGGCCAGAACGTCAGAAAGCGAACACGATGACCTCCTCACTGCGCGAAGAGTGGGCACGCCAGTACGTGGAAGACCGCCTCACCATCACCGAAATCGCCGACGCCCACAAAACGGGGCACAACACCGTGCGGCGAGCACTCGGGCGGCTCGGGGTACTCCGGCCACCCGGCTACCCCTCCAGCCACGCCGGACACGGCCCGGACACACCGGCCCCAGCACCCAGCCCATCCCCGAGGACAACACGCCAATGAACACGCAACGAAGGAACAACATACTGCTGGGTATCGCGCTCCGCGCCGCCCGGCAGCGGCGGCACTGGGGGCTGCGGGAGCTGGCACGGCGGATCGGGGCGAACCAGGCCTACGTGTCGAACTGGGAACTCGGGCAGCGCAGAGCACGCCCCGAGACCGTGGCACGCATCCTCGGCGCGCTCGGCGTCACAGGCGAGGACGCCCGCTGGCTCCAGCACCTCGCCCACACCACCCACACCGGACTGATCATCTGCGGCCCCGACCACCCCCACTACCGCGCCGCAGTCCGTGACTGCACAGAACTCTCCGAGTCGATCCAGGTGTGGCACCCTCACCTGATCCCGGACATCCTCCAGATCCCCGACTACACCATGGCCGTCCTGCGCGCCCAGGGCGTCGACACGCCGACCGCGCGGCGGCTCACAGCCGCCCGCGCGGAAAGCACCACCCTGATCACCGGCGGCACCACCCCGATCACCGCCTACCTCACACGTGCCGCCCTCACGCAGCAGCACCTCGACACACCCACGATCATGACCCGGCAGCTCGCGCACCTCGAATCCCTCACCACCACCACAAACCTCACCCTCCGCATACTGCCGGGCCACGTGGCCCTGGGATTCCCCGGCCCGTTCACTCGCTTCTCCGCATACTCAGCGCCCATCGTCCATATCCCCCACCACGCCGAGGCAGGCGCCGTCATCCCCGACCAGGACGGCCACTACACCGCCATCACCGACCGCCTCGCCAAACACGCCACCAAACACCAGCCATCCCTCACAGCTATGCGCGAACTCATTTCGGACGACCACTAGATCTCCCGGCCGCCGCATGCCTCCCTCGCACGGTGCGGCGGCCGGGTCCCACCGCCGATGACGGTGGTGGGCTGCGGGTCCGGCATCCCTCCCTTGCTGGTGCCAGAGCAAGGCTCTTTATATCTATCAGGTGTTTCTCGTTGTGAAGTAGGGGGCGTGCGACCATCGCCGGTCTAGTTTTCACAATTTTTCGGCCCATATTTTTCATTTTGATGGGCTAGCGTGCGGTCGTCCGCGCTGCGGACGCTCACGCTCTGAAAATTTACCTGTGCATCGCTGGCAGCTTTGCGTCCCGCTTCGCATGCGGCGAGGGTTGCTGCTTTCTCGGCTTTGGTGAGCGTGGTTGTCACGATGACGGCTTCGCCGTCCAGCTTGATCTCCGTGACTTGAGCCGCCCATCCGGCAGACTTGGTTGCGTTGCTGAAGTGGTCGCGGAGGGCTGCTGCGTTGTCGGCGGCCTGTGCGGTGCCTGCGGTCGGCGCGGGTGCCGCAGGAGGTGCAGGCGTGGCGCCGCAAGCAGTAGAGAGCCACAGTGCGGCCGTGGCGGTTGCGGCTGCGAGGACTCGCCGCGCGGCTGCTGTCACGTGGGTATGGGTCACGCATGCGTATCGACAGGAAGCAGACAATAGTTACTTGTAGTGCACACCACGCGCGCCCTGATACAAGAAAAGCCCCCCACCCGTGAGGGTGGAGGGCTTTCCTGTTTCGGGTTAGAACCGGCGTGTAAGTCCGTCCCCGCCCGAAGACGCCGACAGGTTACCAGCCGGAACTATCCTCCAGGGACGGCCGTTACGTCCCTACTTTGCGGCGGCGGTCTTGCGCGGTCCGCGCTTGCGGGTGGGCTTGGGCCGCTCCGGTGCACGCTGCGCTTCGCGGTACTGCTCCAAGAGGTCGGCGGAGACTCGGCCGATGCGTGCTACCGCTATGCCTTGCTCGATCGCCCAGGCGCGCGCCGCGCTGGTCTCTCCGCTGCGTCGCGGAACAGGCGCGCCGGTGCCCCGGTTCTTCCTGCCGCCAGTCCGGCGGGCCGCGTTGACGAAGCGGGCCAGTTCGTCACGTAGAGCGCGTGCGTTGTGCTCGGACAGGTCAATTGCATATTTGGCGCCGTCGAGCCCGAAGTGAACCGAGGTTGCTCCGGTGGTGCCGTCTATGTCGTCCAGCACTTCGACTGCTACACGTTGTGCCACGTGATCATGTCCTTTGCTCTTTGAATCATCCGCGTGTTTCCTTCAGTCTACCGCGCGGGCTCAGGTCCCTCTTTTGTTCCCTTGACTTTCAATTATTTGCAACGCGTAACTTGTGACGGGCACCCTATGCAGAAATGGGGCCGACCGCTGGGTAGTTGCGGAGTGAAGCGGCGTTACGCAGCGCGCTCTTCGGTATCGGTGACGACCCATTCCGCTGCGTCGAAAAGGTCGACTTCATCGACTTCGAAGACGGTCGCGGTGATACGAAGGGCGGTTGCCCTGCGGAAGAGTTCAGCGACAGACAGGGCTTGCCCGGCTTGTTCGGTACCGGGGCCGGCCTGCGTGGTGCCAGCGACGGTGAGCCGGTCTGCCAGGTCTGCGGCGTCCTTGCGAGCGAGGACCACGCTCCGGCATGTCCCACCGTCGATACCTGCGGAAACGAGTATGCCGGGCTGGTCGGTGGTGCGTCCGAGGTAGACCCCGTGCACTTCGGCGGCTTTCCCGTGCTCGCTGAGTAGCTGGTGAAGCTTGTCGCCGAGCGCGCGGGCCTGCGCTGCGGTGAAACTCAACTCGGCCACGTCGGGCTGTCCGTCGTCCTGCCCGGCTTGGCTCACGGTGAGGAAAATCGCCGATTCGGTTACCGCGAATCCGGCATAGTCGCCTTCGTCGGCGGCGCATCGGTAAATGCGCATAGGTCTCCAATGTGTTTTCACGGAACAGGGTTAGGTCAGGCAGGGCACGCTTACGTGCCTGCGTTGCTGGCAGATGATCGGCGCGATGTCTGCGGTGGGAGCCTCTGCCCCCGCGAGCCCGATGTCGGATGCTGCGTGCATGAGTTTGGTGAGCGCGGACGCGCGTAGCCGCTTGACGTGGCGGCTGGACATGCCGAGCAGTGCGGCAGCTTCCTCGGTTGTGGCCGCTGTCCCGGTGAATCCGTACACAGCGTTGATGATGTCGTTTTCCCGGGCCGTCAAATCGGCACGGTCGATGAGGCGCCGGACTGTGACGCGATGCTCGGCCCGGTCGAACTCGTCGGCCGCTGCGGGGTCGGCGGTGGTCTCAGCGAAGGTCAGGCCGCCGCCGGTAGCGGCGTCGCCCCACTGGACTGGCGTGCCGAATACGGAGCCGTGCACAGTCCAGAAGTGCCGCAGCGTCCACCCGAACTGTGCTCGCGCATACTGCACCGCGGC
This Amycolatopsis sulphurea DNA region includes the following protein-coding sequences:
- a CDS encoding BTAD domain-containing putative transcriptional regulator, whose protein sequence is MRIGLLGAVTGWNTAGLPITVGGPRGRTLLALLAAEAGRFVSAERLIDGLYGEEPPDGAANALQSQVSRLRSAVGLPVEFTSAGYRLVVDPEEIDAHRFERLAAEGRRELAAHDPTRASDLLTEALALWRGPAFADVPAASRQATRLEELRAETAADRIDAEISLGRAKEILDELRTTVAAEPLRERLRAQLIRALHALGRNAEALAAFEDARRVLADELGADPGPELAEAHLAVLHDEPATTAAPLPAQLTSFVGRDEELRQIAELLRHARLVTLLGPGGTGKTRLAVEAGTNAGPCAFVELAPHIADDVESAVLGALGLRETTSPLRGTSGPSPVERIVSALRDQPMLLVLDNCEHVVAAAARLVARLLPSCPGLRVLATSREPLGITGEQLAPIPRLTVPPADTTAAVALDYSAVRLFTDRAQANDPAFRIDEHTAADVVRICAALEGLPLALELAAARVRTLGVEEIAGRLDDRFRLLAHGSRTAEARHRSLRGAVEWSWDLLDDDERRLARRLTVFRGGATLAFAEEICGTPAELLPELTDKSLVEHSGGRYRMLETIRAFCDEKLAGAGETAQLRQAHAQAFLRLAEEADPKLRTAEQLSWLDRLDAEYDNLVAALHWSATADQPTALRLVAALTQYWWLRGRRHEGAVLSSAVLRHCGSEPPAGEPFLMCLLAAMAGDPGHEVVLAYQSYVDHYLADSGWAPERPMLLMLAAVVLGPPEDDAARLAQTRLARHSDPWLTALVPMGDGLRAMLTGDLDAAERGLREGQARYRALGERWGLSMSLDHLSQVLTWRGRHEEAAAAMTESMSLMQELGATDDYADLLCRRGDSRALRGDVEGARADYEQAVALARRTGMPETRAAGQLGLAGLARQAGDLAHARNLAERVLTECTSGSFAVAVVRATAAATLGWIEVAEHRPEEARQRIREAAETAYAWHNNFVLASVLEAAAGLLAEEKQYAEAATLLGAAEAVRGTVVLGQQDVARVTDVATASLGDRFAEAYTTGRELGVDDALTVAGLSPVR
- a CDS encoding histone-like nucleoid-structuring protein Lsr2, which gives rise to MAQRVAVEVLDDIDGTTGATSVHFGLDGAKYAIDLSEHNARALRDELARFVNAARRTGGRKNRGTGAPVPRRSGETSAARAWAIEQGIAVARIGRVSADLLEQYREAQRAPERPKPTRKRGPRKTAAAK
- a CDS encoding helix-turn-helix domain-containing protein, with protein sequence MVDPRSKGGPLRLPDWAWRRAEVRDALKERDVGALLRSAQKYTGASQSRVAVAVGMLQGRVSEILRGNRTVTTLELFERIAAGLEMPDDARMLLGLAPVHPAGLDHLGASGRAEILAVFPSQSKARIELEQRASEATEVEVLAVRGLGILGMNDSLLRAHVRQGSAAVRVLLLDPDGEAAVRRAAEIGEQPGSFSAGIRLSIELLRDLAAEGAEVEAHTYDVLPTWRVIGLDSTLFISAFGDRHEGHTSPMYKITGSPHGALHRGFRRFMDELRRTSRRVV
- a CDS encoding helix-turn-helix domain-containing protein; its protein translation is MGVWIRHDGSEVLTDPETGDIIDETPATPTACRAARNIAMMEAWRAGESLTEIAQRAGLSLSWTGRLLRQLGAELPDQRQGVKRKDLDEAAIIREYQDGASMLALADRHHATYWSVRRLLQKRGVQIRSHCGQNVRKRTR
- the lhgO gene encoding L-2-hydroxyglutarate oxidase; this encodes MRNVVVVGGGIVGLAVAWELSQRGQDVTVLEKESRWAAHQTGHNSNVVHAGLYYKPGSFKARMSVAGNRSIVDFARQYGVPVQVCGKLVVATREEEIPALDTLATRAEANGVPAKRISPAEAREYEPEVSCVAALRVDSTGIIDFPAVCSALVRLLDEADADLRLGTPVLGIRAGRSGGVEVATGTEVLRADALVNCAGLHADRVAELAGLTPSARIVPFRGEYYELKPDRRHLVRGLIYPVPDPTLPFLGVHLTRMLDGSVHAGPNAVLALRREGYRWADVSMKDLTDVARFPGVWRLARKYAYPTGLEEVRRSFSKKRFAASLAQLVPAVTEDDIVRHGSGVRAQALRPNGALVDDFLIESARNQVHVLNAPSPAATSALEIAKHIADRVSA
- a CDS encoding class IV adenylate cyclase, whose amino-acid sequence is MPVEAELTAVVRDPDRVRAALSERAEPEYSVYSDTYFDRPDHSMDHAGYELRVRTITTGDRQRTVVTYKEPPADAASRSKPEYETAADDPPVMCKIFSALGLVELIALEKHCENYRFTADGRDMLATVVTIPELAGQTFIELETMAEPHDLAEALRSVRAVLDDLGVTKDDAVERSYTDMVSAKRDSSPGT
- a CDS encoding Scr1 family TA system antitoxin-like transcriptional regulator, with the translated sequence MNTQRRNNILLGIALRAARQRRHWGLRELARRIGANQAYVSNWELGQRRARPETVARILGALGVTGEDARWLQHLAHTTHTGLIICGPDHPHYRAAVRDCTELSESIQVWHPHLIPDILQIPDYTMAVLRAQGVDTPTARRLTAARAESTTLITGGTTPITAYLTRAALTQQHLDTPTIMTRQLAHLESLTTTTNLTLRILPGHVALGFPGPFTRFSAYSAPIVHIPHHAEAGAVIPDQDGHYTAITDRLAKHATKHQPSLTAMRELISDDH